The window CTGTATCCACACGGTGCATGGAagccttcactctctcccactgcaCATGGTAGCCCTCTGACTGCAGGCACCCTTTCATAAGGCGGTAACCTGTGTGGGGGAGTCTTGACTAGATTGCCCTCACTTTACCGTCTAGTTCATCATCAGTCATGGTGGAATACTGACTTCTCACTGACAGGTTGAAGTCACTTATCCGGCGAAAGATGGTTCTTCTCGACACCCCAGTTACTTCTGCAATGCAGGTAGCAGAAAGGCCAACATCAAGCAGACTTCTTAAGTGTTCTTCTGAAACTTCAAGTATCAGACGTCCATTGGGTGTAATCTGCCATGTCACGGATGGTGAGGGTGAAGAATGAGTTTGCCTCATAAGCAAATGATAGAGATGTTCAAGGGCTTCACTGATTCCATTTGGCAGGATTTGGCCTGCTGCACTGAGGAAAGTCCTCTCCTGTGTGACCATATACTTTAAGTAGTCAAGGTCTAGCGGGTTGTCATTGAGGGCATGCTGCAGTCTTGTCATTAGCCTTGACGTACAATCTTGAACAAAAATGTCCTGTAATAACAAGATTCAGAGGTCAGTTACAGCATTACTTTGATTTTAAAAAGTGACATTagttacattaaaaaacatgtaaagttgtgaacgcttagtatgatgcttaccggctgcaatgttggtgtattcgccatgcttaactaaacatgagctggacacactgatctcaaatgttggctgggaaagttaagcgcAAAAAAGTAAAAAgatatggatctttcactctagagtgtattatttactgccagcTTTCATTTCGAATGAAAACCACTAACTACATTGAGTGATTTCGCGGCAGTTCCTtgccatttagctgcacattgtcctactaatgctaggtttaatgactggtcagctaattaaatatccgtatacatatttacattaaaaaactattcaacttactacgactcttatccatatACTGGATAccttatactgttaagagtgtgctaaccgaataatctttaaatgttgcattaaagatacatgcccatggatattttgaactacttaccaaatgactcaccattgaaatcatcagcgttctagttttgttcttattcgctgacgttctttgtgtgatagacagacgaaaatgtccaatgatattaGACACacaaatggctatatttgattggcttagatggttttgggagcagtgttcccgccttcttctacgaagacacaaaacttttttttacaagtacacgaatctttttcttctacggagacacaaaacttttttttacaagtacacaaatctttttcttctacggagacacaaaacttttttttacaattacacaaatctttttcttctacggagacacaaaacttttttttacaagtacacgaatcttttttgaaagttacaaatcttttttcaagtacacaaatcttgccttcttctacggagacacaacttttttttgcaagtacacgaatcattttctacagagatcttttttgcaagttacaaatcgtttttacagagctcgctctcctggcactaatttcacgccataaagAGCTTGCGCCGCATCCAtatctttattagtcagtgcattaatttagattgataatcctggAAAAAATTTACGCGTATCCCAATCaatgcttgtaaaatcaaagcactttaaccaaaaacacaaactgatgccagtagaattccatgtcagcgcgctcttctgaggttgccaaatagccactcaCACAAAAGTCCAGGtttcggactcggcacacaagtcagaattgaggtaggctaagaaaacattacagaaCTAACGAAAGTTTTtacatgataggcctaccgatcatcttattttgactaaaatataaaaacaatattacatgaagctcaaaaaacacagtatttgcgctcaaatgaatacGAAAAAAATGTGCttgctcgcattaactattgatgtcgcTGCCAAAGCtaatatcaaacttgcgtccctgagctgttgtatagtgggttaagcaaggggagtttctatagccgagtcgtgcattgtgcgcagcaagcttggaagacagaaaagggatatgaataggggcctgtgccccagtagagctttatgtctaacaacgccgcTGTAGTCCAGGCAAAAGTAACTCATTTTGGAGCCAAAAATAGAACTAATtggaaaacgttttttttcagcatagatcatttctatgaggtgtcctgaacaacatactaaaagtcctaagaaatcctagttgaggaaatatgttaaattctcatctggggtcaggtggctgagtggttagggaattgggctcgtaatcagaaggttgctggttcgattttcCTCGCAcgcagcgacacaaacaacaatggaggaggagagagatgtgcattttcgagttggaaatGCAATCgctattttgagtatttgtcagctgaagatggaaatatcaaggtttGATGTAAACATTCATTGTTGTTGTGTACTTTACTGTTAAAAATGAACTTCTAATAAAGTGAGTGTTGGCAAAACCGGTtgtcatttttatgttgaggcggcgggGGCGTTGgatatggatctttcactctagagtgtattatttactgccagtaatgactggtcgtctaattaaatatccgtatacatatttacattaaaaaactattcaacttactacgactcaTCCATATACTGGATAccttatactgttaagagtgtgctaaccgaataatctttaaatgttgcattaaaggtacatgcccatggatattttgaactacttaccaaatgactcaccattgaaatcatcagcattctagttttgttcttattcgctgacgttctttgtgtgatagacagacgaaaatgtccaatgatattagacacagaaattgctatatttgattggcttagatggttttgggagcagtgttcccaccttcttctacggagacacaaaacttttttttacaagtacacaaatttTTTCTTCtgcggagacacaaaacttttttttacaagtacacaaatcttttttgcaagtacacaaatcattttctacagagacacaaatcttttttgcaagttacaaatcgtttttacagagctcgctctcctggcactaatttcacgccatagctCTTGGCCATCATGGGCAATGTCAATCATCCCCTCCAGCATGTCCTGGCAGGACAGTCCAGCAGACTCCGTAGCGGGCGGCTCAACACCCTTCGTTCTCGGACTGAGCGTCTTAGGAGGTCCTTTGTCCCAGCTGTCATAAAACTCTAATACACTCTAATACATACACTGGTTTGCACTATACATCTACAATATAAATTGTATTTTATCTACACTGTACATAACTTATTGTATTGTCTGTTTGTATTGTACCATACTGTCTGTACATAGTGTCTGTTATTATTGTAAATATGAGAGCTGTGAGAGACACCTGAATTTCCCcacgggattaataaagtacCTATCTATCTAATaaagttaaaactcaaactttagactttactggggcacgtgccccagtaaaaagggtctaacgacgcccctggacAGCACGCAAATGACTGTAGTGACATTCACTAACACGCATGCACTAAAACCTGAAGTTGTGTACTTAGAAAGATTTTGgccagaaaaaaaaacagactctgatACCCTCGTCCATAAACTGCTGCTTTGGCTGTTCTAGATGTGGCCACTGTGACACTAACCTATGATAGACCACAGGCTCAATATAGGTTTGATCTAGAAcagttgttttctttttttgttgttgaaaattCTATAGGTtacgtaagggataatgcccgacgaggtgtacaatatcacctgataatggacgatgcggaggcgtgaaccgTCCGACGTATagtgatattgtacacctcgaagggcattatcccgcttataccatCGTCACTTGccaacaattttttttacaaacattaaaTGTTTTCATGCGTTTTGCCCCAAAAAATGTAAAGTTTTTTtacgttagccaactctgatattttatagtccgctcagctcatagaaccaacaccggatttcccttggctgagctattagcctgaaagctaacgttatgctagcaagattcaaaggcaataacattgtgtacggttgacaaacagtaaatatgattttacagtatgtttgacaagaagattagctagctaaccagccatgtcactgtcccaaaatcaattTCAACATTTTcacaaagtatcggccatatactagtactaggctacagtacagccGCAGCCTGaggagcgagttgaatagcaaatggatgtgagatgaccgcatcaaagttgacatattctccaaacagaaattataatttgacagtatgtttaacaacaactAGCCAGCTATCCAGCCATGTCATTTTCCCcaaatcaaataaataattttaagaagaaaataatcggccatgtgtCGAGTTGCGGCTACTGTCCTGTTGGCCGCAGCATGTCtgaagtagattgactagcgaggtgaagagcgaatgggatgtgagatgagcggttacgtgacactgacataatagattcagaaaagtaacatttttcaaattggttaaaataaatattcaagtcactcattgttggaaatacaagttagcttgttaaagtctttcaaaattgtaaatggaggctttgactgcgtccctgttgttatggttacttatttcagacactttgtacaggcatagacatatatacatagacGCCCCATTGTCTGCGTCAGAACGTTGCTGCGACGTGCCAACTCGCCGCCATCTTGGGGAGGTAATGACTCGCCTGTAAACAAACGCAACGTTCAAGTGAACAATGTAGCTCCAGTTTATGAGGCCAGTGGTGCTTCGTATTGGACTGTACGCCTGTAACATGTTTCGTGCCAGCTTTAACATATGGCAAGCGTCCATCTTTACAAACACCCTCTCACCAGTCACTGGatgtgggaaaaatgtttgtaaAGGCTCACAAGGGTCTGCCTTTAGCTGGCACCCAAGCTGATTACACATGCTGATATTGGAGGCATGCCCATCCATTGTCACACACATGACCCTTATTTCACGCTCATGCAGTGCCTCCAACGCATGAACCAGCAGGACCTTCTGTGTGTCAGGGGACACAGACTTGGTGAGGTAATAGGCAATTGGAGCCTTCCAATGGCCTTGTAGGCCAACCACCATTAACACGAGGGCCTCAGTGGCAACATCAGTCTCATTTATGCCATCCCCCATATCCACAAATCCAGACATCTTCTGGGTATGCGGATTATACTGGACATGCTTTTTGATGGCCATGGCATCCAACATGAGCGCCACACGTCCATATTTGACTGGATCTGCCTCTTGTTTTTTCCTCAACATGTCCAACATCATCGTGTTGAGGCCAGGCTTGGCATCCACAGAACTCATCCACCTTTATCAAATGAAAAAGTAGttatataatgtatttgaacCAGTCATTTTAAAAAGTGCAATTAAATGACATAACAAATACCTTTGCAATGTATGTGGATGTGGTAGGTGAATGTGGAGAGACTCTCTCAGATAAGCGTAAGCTTTTGGACCATGTAGGTGGAGAGTGAGGGCAAACTCCTTCTGGTCTTTGCTGTACTCATGGCCCTGTTTTGACAGGAGGCCTATTGGAAGATCTGAAATTCAGTTAGCACAGACTAATTGGTAAGTGCCCTTAAAATAATAAGTAAACTTTTTGGTACCTAGAATGTACATGCAGGAAATCCAGTTACAAGGTGCATATTTGAACTCATGATGTTGCAGTTATTTTCTTGTTACTCTTCTGCCTTAGATACTACTCTGTTGGGTACACCCCTAAGATATACATGAAGTTCAAAGTTTAATTTTACCTGAGTAAAAATCAAGCCTTTCTTTAAGCTCTTCATTTATGAGGTTCTTCCCCCTGAGATCCTCCAGAAGACCATGCAACGTTTTTTTTGCCCTCCGTTCTCGTACCTTTGTGTTCCTCATATCTCGCTCCAGACTCTCCACCCTAGCCAAGGCTTTACTGAATTTAGTCTTCAGACCAGTGGGAGATGCAGGCATTGCATACAGATGTTCCTAATAGAAAGAATGATGAAAATGTTTTGAGTAATGTTTATATCACATCACTCACAATCACAGATGCTTGATGCATAGCTAGTACACATACTCACATTCACAACATTAGGTAGAGGTTCAGGCTCTTGCAGACAACAGTCCACTGACAGGCTCTCTTCAGCCTTCCTTGAGGCTTGTGTTGTCCTGGTTGCCACTTGCTGAAATGGAAGGAAAAATACTTAAAAACAACTTGAACAGGTTTAAGTATCTCACAGTGTACTATACATTACATCTTTGATtcctaaacataaaaaaaaactaaaaaaaacacttttcacTAAAGTGTGACATTGACTTGCTCTCAAATCCTTACAGCCTAGTGATAGACCTACTCTTTGGAAAATGAAGACTGTTGGCTTAGCTCCATCTCTAATCCTGACAATCTGACCTGTCCTGTCAATGTCCTCCTGCTTAAAGTGCTCACTGCAGAGCACGGAGTAGTCACTGGCTGAAAAATGTTCCCTTCTAACAGCAAATTCCCAATGCCTCCTCAACTCCTTCTCTTTGGGAAACCTTCAAAGTGTGAAAAATGTTAGCTACAGTAGCCAGCTAACTACAGTCATATTCATAATATCAGTCGCCCAGCCGAAACGCACAGCAGGGATTCAAGTTTTCCCATTGCAAACCATGTATGCTATATAATTAACGACATCCAAGTAACAGtagatatatgtatatatatacatatatatatatatatatatatatatatatatatatatatatatatatatatatatatatatatatatatatatatatatagcctatattttttTGTTAGGCCAATATTGTCTTCTTTTGACAAATGTTAGAATAACGTAAAGTTAGGCTTGGCTCCCCATGTCTATTAGCTAATAGTCTGACTCTGGTAGCCAACTAACTGTCAGTTAGCTCTCAACATCGATCATGTTATAATGGCAAAATACAACCAGAAACAATTGTTCAGACTTACTTGTGAAAGGTTATTCCACGAATTCTTGTCGTTATTGTTCTGCTGTTTGTACAGTCCCAAGCTGCACAACACTGAGGCATCTTGACTTCATGAGTTTACGAATGTAGCAAAAATGTAACTCTACAGAGTAACGGTTTTGTGAGTGAGTTGAGTtcgtttgtctttctttctttttaaattaCCGGTCTCGCGAAATGACAGTTAAAGTTCAGATTCATAAAATGACATGAGAACACATCAAGAAGTGCACGAACCATAACTGAAACACTGTAGAACCATGAAATACCAATTTATTGCCATGTATCTTTTCCCGAAACTCCCATCCAGACACATTGTAACAAAAAAATTATTACCTTCCCAAGATGGCGGCGAGTTGACGCGCAAGCCAAGGAC of the Osmerus mordax isolate fOsmMor3 chromosome 17, fOsmMor3.pri, whole genome shotgun sequence genome contains:
- the LOC136960423 gene encoding THAP domain-containing protein 6-like → MPQCCAAWDCTNSRTITTRIRGITFHKFPKEKELRRHWEFAVRREHFSASDYSVLCSEHFKQEDIDRTGQIVRIRDGAKPTVFIFQRQVATRTTQASRKAEESLSVDCCLQEPEPLPNVEHLYAMPASPTGLKTKFSKALARVESLERDMRNTKVRERRAKKTLHGLLEDLRGKNLINEELKERLDFYSGKIKL